In one window of Clavelina lepadiformis chromosome 4, kaClaLepa1.1, whole genome shotgun sequence DNA:
- the LOC143453351 gene encoding uncharacterized protein LOC143453351, which produces MAVNVTSESNDSVQVGITLMERFMDCIPSYFQRGRDGKLHHDPRKVNVFAHSNDMFGDSYGEVLKVDNAAELALVKQRLLTQPIFLKVSLKKEKKSGSTRYITKGDFIVYLNTSHPVIKEQLGLQLDRCSMLMSEGKNFALEVKVGPALKAWYKTRFAQSSGSYSAEGSNFCITNFRQRFNECYNPLVWIGCFPCMLLCGPPYCIYRAMNSNDFECPIRAMVTYIEGVNQAERQQLAQMLVRAYVDGMNAVSNVQPPVPPPYTEQPAPPPYSPSV; this is translated from the exons ATGGCGGTAAACGTTACAAGTGAATCTAATGATAGTGTCCAGGTCGGAATAACGCTGATGGAACGATTCATGGATTGTATTCCGAGCTACTTCCAGCGAGGCAGAGATGGAAAGTTGCACCATGACCCTCGGAAAGTGAATGTTTTTGCTCACAGCAACGATATGTTTGGAGATTCATATGGAGA AGTTTTGAAAGTTGACAATGCTGCTGAACTTGCCCTTGTAAAGCAACGACTTCTCACACAACCAATTTTTCTCAAAGTCAGTttaaaaaaagagaaaaaatccGGTAGCACGAGATACATCACCAAGG gagattttattgtttatctCAACACTTCACATCCAGTCATCAAGGAACAACTCGGTCTTCAACTCGATAGGTGCTCAATGTTGATGTCTGAGGGCAAGAACTTTGCTTTAGAG GTCAAAGTTGGACCAGCTCTAAAGGCTTGGTACAAGACAAGATTTGCGCAATCTTCCGGCTCCTACTCTGCGGAGGGCTCCAATTTTTGCATCACAAACTTTCGCCAACGCTTCAATGAGTGTTACAACCCCCTCGTGTGGATAGGATGCTTTCCGTGTATGCTGCTGTGCGGACCGCCTTACTGT ATTTATAGAGCGATGAACTCAAATGACTTTGAATGCCCAATTCGAGCGATGGTCACTTATATTGAAGGTGTCAATCAAGCGGAACGACAACAATTGGCGCAGATGCTGGTACGAGCATACGTGGACGGCATGAATGCAGTCTCCAACGTCCAACCACCAG